CATGTGTAAAGCATTTAGAGCCTTAGATAATGCTTCAACAGCAAGAATGAATAAGGTCGGAGATAATGAATCACCTTGTTTTATTCCTCTTGTTGATTTGAAAAAACCATAAGGTGGACATTAAGGAAAACAGAATACCAATTGTTTAACACAATCCCAAAGATGAGGCcaatgaatctttctccaaatCCCATTTTTTTCAATACCTTAGTCAAGAATAACCAAGATAAACTAtcatatgcctctgttatatctAATTTTATCACCACATTTGGACCAGCCATAGTTCTCAATCGAATGTCTGTGATTATTTCACGTGTCAACAACACATTTTCCATTATGCTCTTTCCTTTTACAAAGATTGCCTACTCATAAGATATCAAATCAGGAAGATACCCTACTAACCTTTCATGGATGACTCTTGAAAACATCTTGTTTATGAAATTGCTTAGGCTAATTGGCCTCATATCCGAAAAAGAATTAACTTCCTTATTTTTTGGTAGAAGTACCAGATTCGTATGACTTACAAAACTAGGCAATTCCTGACCATTAAAGAAAGCCTTCACCATCTTCATAATTTCATCTCCGATTATATCCCAACATGAATGAAAGAAACATCCAATAAAACCATTAGGACCTCCTGCACTCTCCCCattaaactcaaaaacaacttaTTTCACCTCCTATTTGTTGGTTGTTTCATTAGCTCATGGTTCTGCTCTTGATCTATCATCAAAGGAATATGATCAATTATGCGAAAATCAGTAGGTAGTTGGTCATCATGAAATTGTTCCTTGGAAAAATTCACTACTTCGTTAGCCATTTCCTCATTGCCTTCAATCCAATTCCCATCACTGTTTTGGATTCTTTTAAGTTGCAATCTCTTCCTCCTTCCATTTACTTATGCATGGAAAAATCTTGTATTTCTATCCCCATCTTTGAACCAAGCCATTCCGGATTTTTGTTTCCAAAATTCCTCTTCCAAAGCCAGATATCTAATCAACTCTGCTTAAATTTTATGTAGTCTTTCTCTATTCTCTTGCGTGGGATACAACTCAAACTGTGCTTCGTTAACTATTACCACCTCTTCTAAGCATGCAATCTTCTGAAAGATATCACCGTAGGTAGCTTTGCTCCATAATGATAGAGCACTCTTCAACTTTTTGAACTTGTGATTACTTCCAATTTTGTTTGATAACTTCCTTAAAAGAAGGGTGTTTGGTCCAAAAGTTTAAAAATCTGAATGATTTTTTTACTGCAATAGTTGCAGATTACATGTCAACAGTATAGCGCACTGATCTGACCCTATTTTTGATAGATGTGTGATCTCAATTCCAAGCATTCTTTGTTGGAATTTAATGTTAGCCAAACATTAATCCAGCATTTTAAAAATACAATCGTCCTCAACCCTACCATTCCACCAGGTATAGATGCTCCCTTTGAAACCAAGATCAAATAAATTATAGTTATTGATACAATATCGAAAATCATTTAGTTCATTCAATGACACTGGCCGGCCACCAAATTTCTCTTCTTCATCCCATATTACATTGAAATCTCCCTCTACGATCCATGGCAAAGTCATATTTCCAGCTAGAGCATGTAAAGAATCCCATAATTCAATTCTTTCTATCGAGTCACATTTTGCATGCACCAGCGTGACAATGAAGCTCTTTTGGCTGTCCACATTTGTCAGTTTCATTGTTAATTGTTTCTCCAAATCAAAAATTATATAAACCATGGTCTTCATCTACAAAAGCCCATATCTTGTTTGTGATGTTAGTAAATGCTTGTGGTAAACCAATCCTTCTTCTGTATCTTTCAAGTTTCCTCATCTGTTGCATTGGTTCCATGATTCCaataaattttgaaaatgatGCTGCCTCTTCATATTGACAAGCCTTTCAAAAGCTTTTTCGGTATTAACCGACCTCACATTCCATATAATTGCATTCATATCTAATTATGAAATTTAGATTGCGTCCTTCTCGTTTGAACCCCAATTGTTTGCACATATGAGAAATccttttgtttatttttctttccaTGACCAATTGATTTCCCTTCTCCATTTATCTTGGAGATATATCTCCTTGTTTGGCTATATTGATGAAATTTTGTTCTGTATATTCTTCATCAAGGTCATTTCCAGTTCTGCCCAaaatctccacaacttccttgGTATTTATTTGAGTGCCAAGTTCAGGTCTCGTAGGTTTAGGCATTAGAGTTCCACTTCCCTTTTCCTTCACAGTTGTGTGAGGTTCAGTAGAGGTTACCAATTGATGGATCTGGCCATATTTTCTTGTCAATCCTACAGCATCATTTGCATGAAAAATTGTAGCATTATTCATAGTATGTAACTCATTTGTCATTACTGTTTCATCTACCTTTGTTCTTCCTGGATCTACTACATCCACCTGAACAACTGAAGGGCCAATAGTAGATGTTGTATGGTTTACAGAAATAGTATTTAAGCTTTGGTTGGGGATAAGCTTTGGAATAGAGTTAATCTGCGACAGTTTAGAATTTGAAGCTACCCCTGCAAAGTTGCCTTCATCACACAGATTTTCATTTGTACGAGTAGATTCATTGACCTTCCCATTCAAACTTTGTTCTTCTTCCTCTAACTCTTCTTCAGTAGATAAATCCTCTTCTTCCATTGCAGCAGGTAGTTCACCTTCATCAGAATCCTCCTCTATTTGATCACTCCATAATTTACCTCCATATAACTGCAGCTTCTCCTTTTCTACATTTGCTTCAATTGACTTAAATGTATCAATAGTTTGTGAAGGAATTTCTTAGAAAAATTGATTAGTAGGAGCTAGATTACCAACTCTAAAAGTCCTGTTTACCCATTGAGAAGTAGACGCCTTTTGTAATTGAGAAACATTCCCACTTCCTCTGTCATTAGGGTTAAAAATAGGTGCCTTAGGATTTAGTTTGTTTGATGATTTTGGAGTACCATTCCTAGCCACACTAGGAGATATACTGGGGCCATGATCAATTCAACTGTTTTCCACCAATAGGAACTAATTATTGTTTTCCTTCTTGCCTCTTTCACCTCAAGAACAACACATTTGTTGGCCACCTAGATCTGATGTTTTCGCACTGCCTCCTTGTCTACTGGTACAATTTCTTTCCCAGTTTTGGCCTGAGTTTCTTCTTGCTGGACAGTTTTCCTCACTCGATTATCCCTTACTTCTTTCCACTATTTTCCAACATTTCCTACAACCTTTCCACTTGTGAGAATCATCAAAGgacttttttctttatttttgtcccTCACATTAACATTTGCTAACTTGTTTTTCAGTTTCTTTGTATGGCATTAATTCTGGATGTAGCCTCCAACAGTCTAGCATATCATgatattttaatttatatttttgtaATATTTAGGCATGAAATCATATTGGATTTTAACCCAGTCAGTTCTTACCTCTCCTGTAACTTCATCCTCTATATCCATTCGAACGTTCTTTGGTAAATCTGCTAATAGATCAATCAGAACCTTTACTCGAGCACAACTAGGCCTTATTTTATTAATAGTTGCCAAGTCAAGATGCAGTGGTTTTTCAACAGCTAAAGCTAAAGAAAATAAGCATTCCTTAACAAAATATGTAGGCAGCAAAATTGGGAATGAAATCCAAGCCATAGCCTTTGGTGTTTCTTCTCCGGCCTTGAATTTTGCATCATAAATGAGCTCAGCTGATATTCATATCCGTCCTTCACTTTAACATAGTAGGTAACTTTCCACGTAAAATTAATGAAATCTTCCCATAGAATCAATCTTATCAAAACATGTCATCTCAAAGGAAACCAACACTACATTCTACTTTAATTCCACATTGACTTGGTATAATTCTACGAAGTTCCTGGAGGACTGgccaaccatacaaaaatttaCCAACAATTGCATACTGTAAACCGTTGATTATGTTCATTAGATCAACCTCGGCTTCTGTAAACTTGATGAAAGGTTCTCCATTTAACACAGTAGCTCGTCGCAAACGTATGGGCTCTACATTATGTTTTGGAGTACTGCTCGTTAGCATTGGATTGTTTTGGATGTCATATTTCAATATGTTACTGTAATTTAGTGTTTGGGAATCATTATTTGTGGTCGCAAAAGCTTGGACGTGGGAGGGAGGAGGCTGACCAGCCATTGAAGAGGGCTGGCCGCCGGCCAAAGTGGCCATCGAGTGAAATTCCTCTATTTCCACATTGTTTTGTACAACTTTGATTCCTTTACTGGAGATGACATGACCCACGAATGTGACAGATTCAATCCAAaattcacacttcgaaaactttgCATACAACTTGTGCTGATACAgagtctgcagaactgccctgagatgATCAGCATGTTCCTCTCAACTTcttgaatacacaagaatattgtCAAGGAACACTATCACAAAAGAGTCgagaaaaggcttgaagacttGATTCATGAGATCCATGAAAGTTGTCGGGGCATTCGTTAGCCTGAAAGACATCACCAAAAAgtcaaagtgcccataccgggTCCTGAAAGTTATTTTTGGAATATCCTCCTCCCTGATTTTTAATTGGCGATACCCCTATCTTaggtcaatcttagagaaatacttagcatcctgcaattgatcaaacaagtcatatatACTTAGAAGTGGGTACTTATtattgattgtgaccttgttgagctaccgataatcaatacacattctcggtgacctatctttcttctttacaaagAGAATAGGTGCACCCCAAGACGACACACTAAGCCGGATAAAACCCTTCTCTAACAAATCCTTCAAATGCTCTTTTAGCTCCTTCAATTCTCCCAATGCCATTCTGTAGGGTGGAACAAATATAGGTTATGTGACTAGTATCACATCAATCTAAGTCAATCTCCTTGCCTGGAGGGATCCCAGGGAGCTCATCAGGAAAGACCTCTAGAAATTCGTTCACAACTGGCACAGACTCAAGTGTAGGAGCCTCCACATCGGTGTCCATAACCCGGACCAAATGGTAAATACACCCCTTGTTGATCATATTTGCTGCCTTAAGGTAATAAATAAACCTACCCTTTGATACTACATCATCCCCTTCCACTCAATAACTGGCTCACTTGGAAACTCAAACCTAACGGCTCTGGTTCGGCAATCAAGCTTGGCAAGTCATGAATAAAGCCATTCTATCCCCATTactacatcaaaatcaaccattctCAATTCAATAAAGTCAGCCATGGTGTCCTGAACATGCACCGTGACAACACAATCCCTATAAACTCGCACGGCCATAATAGACTCaccaactggagtagatacaGAGAACGACTCATGAAGCTATTCCGGTTCAATCCCGAATTGCATAGCAACATAGGGAGTGACATATGACAAAGTGAAATCGGGATCAATAAGAGTATATAAATCATGTGATTGGACAGTTAACATACCTAtgacaacatctggagaagcctctaaACTCTGGCTATCCCTCATAGCATAGAACCGGCTGGGTCCTCCCGAACTCTGtgcaccacccctagctgcaccatGCCCTGTGGGTGATGGAGTGCCTCGAGCTAAGGGAGGTGTTGCAGATGTAGTAGCTGCAAAACTGGCTAGCCGTGTCGTACCCATGCCCACACTCTGGCGGGACGAAGGACAATCCCTTTAAATGTGATCTCTAATACCTCACCCATAGCATGTGCGTAGGTCCATGTAGCAGCCCCCTAAATTCATCTTCCCACACCTAGGATATGGGGGTCTCCGCTGCTGCTGGAATCTCCCACTAGGCCAACCCTGATGGTAGGATCCCCTGCCCTGACTGGGCCTGAAATGGCTTCACTGTTGTTGATTGGTCCCTGATGGCGATGCACTGATCGAGGACTCAGCAAAGGACTGGGATGGCCTGGATGACCTTCCCCTAAATATTGACCTTCCACTACTACCACCACTGGAAAAACCACCAAAGTTGCCTGCAGATCGGTCCTTATTGCTGCCCTCTCGCTCCCTTCTATTACTCAATTTACGGGTATCTGTGGCTTTAAAAAACACCACCATCTTCCCATAGTTCATATTAGAATTCAAGGCACCTGTAGTGGCCACATTAATAACCAAGAGTATGAGGCCCTGTAGGAACCGATGCACTCTAGCCTCCATAGTAGGCAACATGTAAATGGCATACTTGGACAGGCGCGCGAATCTCATATGATACTCCCACACGCTCATGCTACCTTGTTTCAGGATCTCAAACTCAGCGGCACTATCTGCCTTGGTCTCAGCAGGATAATAATCTTATAAAGCTTataaaaatgagagaaattaTAATAGCCTTTGTCGTTCTAAAGTTTTTTGTCCTTATATTGAGTAGGAATGTTGTTATTTACATTTGGATCTGAGGAGACAAGATCCCCAAATTGCGCCCTCTTAAAGATGAATAAAATCTCCTCTTTGATGGTTGCATAATGTTAGGAATAAATTCTACTCTGTAATGGTTGCTCCTTTAATGTTGCTCTCTACAGCCGATAAATTGCTCTCAAATTCTCTTCCCCGACCTATATGTCCTCAAATTTACACAATATCGATTACATGCTTGTATCTGGTATTAACTATTTGTTGACTCATCCCGACCCTATCATCACTACCAAGTGTCTGCTCGAGAAAAGTACGCCTGTTAGTTGTAAATTTTAGCTAATACAACCAATCTCTTCTCTAGCTCTTTGCCTTCCTATTAGAAATCAAAAATCAGATACACCAACGGATAATGTCAATTATCTTTTAGCAAAACGATCGTCAACTTCACTTCCTCCTCAAACGAATCACGACAACATATAACTTACAAGCATTAAGCTTCGATGAATTAACAACAAACACCATCTTTCTCTCTACAAAGAAGAGGACACAACTAATTAGGTCGAGTTTGTATTTAGGAGATATTTGTATGAACATAAAATCCTAATGGTGAAAAGTAAAAAAGAACCTATAGATTGAAAAGGAATTATATGAGTAGTGGAGAGGTTATGGAACGTGGAGAGCAACCTTCGAAGTTATTTCATGAAAGCCTCTCCCTCAGAACTTGTGAACGTGATCTAATGCCCTCTACTCATGACTAATGTATGTTTTGAGCATGAATAGATTGTGATTTGTGAATGCATATATAGAGGGGAAGCTGAGAGAGTATAAATAAAGAATCTGAAAGGTTGCAATGGAGAGGGCATATGTGTTTGGCCAGTATTGTTTTTATTCATAATTAAGGAATTTGAAAGGTTGCAACGTAACAGTAGgtaaatatttaattatatttgtAAACTCCTGAATGTATTAATTTTTAACcatgaaaaataaagtaaaatgccaaaaaattaaCAAAAGGGATAAATAACATAGGTAGCCGAGGAGATGTGCCAGCACACTTCTATATGTTCCTCCTTTGTATAGATATATAGATATTTGTAATCAGATTCGTAGGAAGAAACAAATAAGCTCCTACTTTAGTTAAATACTAATCCCGTTTTGGTAAGATGTTAAAGAAGTAAACAAATCGCGACTAAATTaagataaaaaattaatattGGTGCTTATATTGCAAGTATTTAAATCTATACCTAAACTACTTCCCTTGCTTTAaatattctttcttttttgtttttttactaTAACAAGATAAAAGCAATAAATTGCATTAATCTCATATATGTACTTGGTATAGGTTACAACTATAAAACATGGTGGTCAGTGTAGAGAAAGGAAGACGAAAACAgaaacacaagtctaaaaatggCACACTCTTTTTCTCCTTCATGGCTCTCCCTCTCCTTCTTGGTTGTTTTAGTATTACTTTTTGAAATTATTAGAAAAGCTAAGGCAACAGACATTCTTGACGATGTTTGTCCCAAGACCATAAATCCTCAACTATGTTTCCATGTTCTTAAGAATGACCCTTATGTTTACAAGGGAGACATTCACAGCCTTGTCTCCATTTCTCTTTCTATAGCACAAGACAATACCACCTCCACCTACAATTTAGTTAAGTCCCTTCTTGAACAACCCATCAAAGATCCGAATCTGAAAGCCCAACTCACCAATTGCTTGAACAATTACAAAGATGCAGGTGATAAACTAGAAAGTTGCAATGATTTGTTTAGAATAGGTGACTATAGAAAAATAAGTTTGTTGGCTTCTGCTGCTTTGAATGATTCTCGTGCTTGTGACCAAGGTTTTGGGGAACCACCAGCCCAGCTCAAACAACTCAGTCAGACGGTCCAAGAATTTTCCGATCTTGTTTCTGTTATTGCCTATGATCTTAAATAAGCTAGTAATTTTGCCTATGTATTACTATTATTCTTTCTCTCGTAACTCAACAGTTACATTTCATTTGAAACAAAATCTAGACTTTTATATATTACGAAGCAAATAGTGacaaattatgctcttaatcttACTAGTACCAATAGGGTCTTCCGCGACATGCGGGTGGATTTgcatttaattttcagatttaatATCAAGAAACGATCAAGTCCAAATATAAATTGTCACAAGGAATGTTGAGATGATTAGGCCCACCCCTTATGTCCTTTACCTTTATAGAACTGGTCTACGATCTCTTAATAGTGGCTGAATATGTTGAAATAAtatgaggtagacccaaaattaCTTCGAGCGAACTTATCTCTAAAAGATTTGTaattgtttacccgtaaaataaTATAATTGAATATATATGTGGTTTATAGATAAGTGAATTAATTTAATCCTAAAATAATAGATGAAATAGATAAAAATGTAAGACTTAGctttgaaattgaaatgaaaCGGCAGATATCTGTATCCTAGGCGCAGAAGCTACCGGAGGCAGTAAGAACAATATAAATCAGCAAGAAAGTAAAATGTTATTGAGCTTTTGATAGAGTGTAGTGTATACTTGTCAGAAAATTCGTCCCTTACAATGATaatagagctcactatttatagttgcacttagggaacaaggtcctaggatcaagccccccATAAATAacaattatgagggtcattgaagaatgtgtaacagTGGGCTGTGAATACCATATTCTCGTTAACGGATCATTCACTTAATGTTgtagaatattcttcattgaatgctaCCGGATGGCGGGCATTTATTTTGCCTTATGAATAACATCCTCTCTGATGACAGACGAGATCATTGCCTTCGGGTTCAATTGTCTTCTCCATTCGGTTCCACGTGTCACTTTCTCATGCGATCATtaaatatgaacatattttactCC
This genomic stretch from Nicotiana sylvestris chromosome 9, ASM39365v2, whole genome shotgun sequence harbors:
- the LOC104213258 gene encoding pectinesterase inhibitor-like, translating into MAHSFSPSWLSLSFLVVLVLLFEIIRKAKATDILDDVCPKTINPQLCFHVLKNDPYVYKGDIHSLVSISLSIAQDNTTSTYNLVKSLLEQPIKDPNLKAQLTNCLNNYKDAGDKLESCNDLFRIGDYRKISLLASAALNDSRACDQGFGEPPAQLKQLSQTVQEFSDLVSVIAYDLK